The following are from one region of the Spodoptera frugiperda isolate SF20-4 chromosome 20, AGI-APGP_CSIRO_Sfru_2.0, whole genome shotgun sequence genome:
- the LOC118262110 gene encoding collagen alpha-2(IV) chain isoform X36, whose amino-acid sequence MGPGTLFYFLAALAIIHASEDTPKTKPKDEFKALSEAREARQYDSYQGQPDNEVVVDIEDDEKKQYYETNYDTSAYGFGYDVGPNGQFHHENRGPDGVTYGCYGYLDPDNFLRATHYVADSHGYRVVEPEKPVEVFPDEKYEYDESTGQALNTRPGQIIPWEKLFFPKGCGRTPGGVPAKPLPKPTPKPPRPIDSSSETTNVKPVQSGQGPNGPYGPGSWQGQPGKPGTPGRPGTPGTPGTPGTPGSPGSPGTPGGPGGPGGPGGPGGPSGGYYPGSSGTPGTAGSPGTPGTPGSPGTPGGPGTPGTSGYPGTAGTPGTPGYPGTEGTPGTPGYPGTAGTPGTPGTPGYPGTEGTPGTPGYPGTAGTPGTPGYPGTEGTPGTPGTPGYPGTAGYPGTAGTPGTPGYPGTEGTPGTPGTPGYPGTEGTPGTPGTPGYPGTAGTPGYPGYYPGGSGGYYPGQPTAPGTDGYYPGQGSGPGGPLGPDGTYGPDGTYYPGTPGTPGTPGTPGSPGGPGGPGGPGGPGGPGGPGGPNGPNGPSNGGYYPGQPGRPGTPGSPGSPGTPGGPGGPGGPGGPGGPGGPNGPNGPSSGGYYPGQPGSPGTPGSPGSPGTPGGPGGPGGPGGPGGPGGPNGPNGPSSGGYYPGQPGSPGTPGSPGSPGTPGGPGGPGGPGGPGGPGGPNGPNGPSSGGYYPGQPGSPGTPGSPGSPGTPGGPGGPGGPGGPGGPGGPNGPNGPSSGGYYPGQPGSPGTPGSPGSPGTPGGPGGPGGPGGPGGPGGPNGPNGPSNGGYYPGQPGSPGSPGSPGSPGTPGGPGGPGGPGGPGGPGGPTDTTTYPGQSSGQPSQPGQPGYPGKPGQPGYPGQPGQPGQPGQPGQPGQGGQPGKPGQPGYPGQPGQPGYPGQPGQPGQPGQPGQGGQPGKPGQPGYPGQPGQPGYPGQPGQPGQGGQPGQPGQPGGPGQPGYPGQPGQPGQGGQPGKPGQPGYPGQPGQPGYPGQPGQPGQPGQGGQPGKPGQPGYPGQPGQPGYPGQPGQPGQPGQGGQPGKPGQPGYPGQPGQPGYPGQPGQPGQPGQGGQPGKPGQPGYPGQPGQPGYPGQPGQPGQPGQGGQPGKPGQPGYPGQPGYPGQPGQPGQPGQGGQPGKPGQPGYPGQPGQPGYPGQPGQPGQPGQGGQPGKPGQPGYPGQPGQPGYPGQPGQPGGPGQQGQPGYPGQPGQPGQGGQPGQPGQPGGPGQPGYPGQPGQPGKPGQPGQPGYPGQPGQPGQPGYPGQPGQPGQPGYPGQPGQPGQPGKPGQPGQPGYPGQPGQPGQPGQPGQPGYPEQPGQPGGPGRPEDLTKPGQPGYPGQQGQPGGPGQPGQPGYPGQPGKPGQPGQPGYPGQPGQPGYPGQPGQPGQPGQQGQPGQPGKPGQPGQPGYPGQPGKPGEPGQPGYPGQPGQPGKPGQPGQPGYPGQPGEPGQPGQPGQPGQPGYPGQPGQPGGPGQPGQPGYPGQPGQAGQPGQPGYPGQPGQPGYPGQQGQPGGPGQPGQPGTPGQPGQPGYPGQPGQPGEPGKPGQPGQPGQPGYPGQPGQPGYPGQQGQPGGPGQPGQPGYPGQPGQPGQPGQPGQPGYPGQPGQPGEPGKPGQPGQPGQPGYPGQPGQPGYPGQQGQPGGPGQPGQPGYPGQPGQPGQPGQPGQPGYPGQPGQPGYPGQQGQPGGPGQPGQPGYPGQPGQPGQPGQPGQPGYPGQPGQPGYPGQQGQPGGPGQPGQPGTPGQPGQPGYPGQPGQPGEPGKPGQPGQPGQPGYPGQPGQPGYPGQQGQPGGPGQPGQPGKPGQPGQPGQPGYPGQPGQPGYPGQQGQPGGPGQPGQPGTPGQPGQPGYPGQPGQPGEPGKPGQPGQPGQPGYPGQPGQPGYPGQQGQPGGPGQPGQPGYPGQPGQPGEPGKPGQPGQPGQPGYPGQPGQPGQPGQSGGPGQPGQPGYPGQPGQPGGPGQPGQPGYPGQPGQPGYPGQPGQPGQPGHPGQPGYPGQPGQPGQPGYPGQPGQPGYPGQPGQPGQPGQPGYPGQPGQPGQPGYPGQPGQPGYPGQPGQPGQPGQPGYPGQPGQPGQPGQPGYPGQPGQPGYPGQPGQPGQPGYPGQPGQYPDSETAPSGTGVQPPATVPSHQMPPFPIYVIPYPLPIVPSPASCPCYLLKPGQNETNVQAQGPQATAPPHYQNQPQYPPYGIIGFVPVVFVPYCPGNASNMNSAQQNFPNAVPVQYSCNQCQASSDIYRYLGRLNGGRSTGFKDLKDLKDLKEIKSLTELDDLLKNQIKPLEKSMHTIAANPRVLAETNDKNEKKEKIETKTPRRRTRTGRTRVSKN is encoded by the exons ATGGGGCCGGGAACACTCTTCTATTTcttg GCCGCGCTGGCTATAATACATGCCAGCGAGGATACGCCAAAGACAAAGCCAAAAGATGAATTCAAAGCATTATCCGAAGCGCGAGAAGCTCGCCAATATGACTCGTACCAGGGACAACCAGATAACGAAGTGGTCGTGGACATAGAGGACGATGAAAAGAAACAGTATTATGAAACCAATTACGACAcaa GTGCATACGGCTTCGGTTATGACGTCGGTCCAAATGGGCAGTTCCATCATGAGAACCGCGGTCCGGATGGCGTCACCTATGGTTGCTATGGTTACTTGGACCCAGATAACTTCCTTCGTGCTACTCACTACGTTGCTGACAGCCACGGATACAGAGTAGTGGAACCAGAGAAACCAGTCGAAGTATTCCCTGACGAGAAATATGAATACGATGAATC CACTGGACAGGCGTTAAACACTCGGCCCGGACAAATCATCCCCTGGGAGAAACTCTTCTTCCCCAAGGGATGCGGTCGTACTCCCGGTGGAGTTCCAGCCAAGCCTTTACCGAAACCTACGCCCAAACCACCTCGTCCCATAGACAGCAGTAGCGAGACCACGAATGTCAAACCTGTACAATCTGGACAAG gACCCAATGGACCTTACGGCCCTGGATCat GGCAAGGtcaaccaggcaagccaggaaCTCCCGGCAGGCCCGGTACTCCAGGTACTCCAGGCACCCCAGGAACCCCAGGCTCTCCCGGTTCTCCCGGCACACCAGGTGGACCAG GAGGTCCAGGTGGTCCCGGCGGCCCCGGTGGTCCATCAGGCGGCTACTACCCCGGCTCTAGTGGAACCCCAGGCACCGCTGGATCTCCAGGAACCCCAGGTACACCCGGTAGTCCCGGTACCCCCGGCGGCCCAGGTACTCCTGGGACCTCAGGTTACCCTGGCACAGCTGGTACCCCAGGTACACCTGGATACCCAGGCACAGAAGGAACCCCAGGTACACCTGGTTACCCAGGCACAGCTGGTACCCCAGGCACACCAGGTACACCTGGATATCCAGGTACAGAAGGCACCCCAGGAACACCTGGTTACCCAGGTACGGCAGGTACCCCAGGTACACCTGGTTACCCAGGCACAGAAGGAACTCCTGGCACTCCAGGTACACCTGGTTACCCAGGCACAGCTGGTTACCCAGGCACAGCTGGTACCCCAGGCACACCTGGTTACCCAGGCACAGAAGGAACCCCAGGAACACCAGGCACACCTGGTTACCCAGGCACAGAAGGAACCCCAGGCACACCAGGCACACCTGGATATCCAGGCACAGCAGGCACACCTGGTTACCCAGGATACTATCCCGGCG GCTCAGGTGGATATTACCCAGGACAACCAACTGCACCAG GCACAGACGGCTATTATCCAGGACAAGGTAGTGGACCAG GAGGACCATTAGGTCCTGATGGTACTTATGGTCCCGATGGTACCTACTACCCGGGCACTCCAGGAACACCAGGCACACCAGGCACACCAGGCAGCCCCGGCGGCCCTGGCGGCCCag GAGGTCCCGGAGGGCCCGGCGGTCCTGGAGGCCCCGGAGGACCTAATGGACCCAATGGCCCATCAAACGGCGGCTACTACCCAGGACAACCCGGCAGACCTGGCACTCCAGGCAGTCCAGGATCACCAGGTACTCCAGGAGGACCAGGAGGTCCAGGTGGACCAGGAGGTCCTGGAGGACCAGGAGGACCAAACGGACCCAATGGCCCTTCAAGCGGCGGATACTACCCAGGACAACCCGGCAGCCCTGGCACTCCAGGAAGCCCAGGATCACCAGGCACTCCAGGAGGACCAGGTGGACCAGGTGGACCAGGAGGTCCAGGAGGACCTGGTGGACCTAATGGACCCAATGGCCCTTCAAGCGGCGGCTACTACCCAGGACAACCCGGCAGCCCTGGCACTCCAGGCAGCCCAGGATCACCAGGCACTCCAGGAGGACCAGGAGGTCCGGGCGGACCAGGTGGCCCAGGAGGTCCCGGAGGGCCTAATGGACCCAATGGCCCTTCAAGCGGTGGCTACTACCCAGGACAACCCGGCAGCCCTGGCACTCCAGGCAGCCCAGGATCACCAGGCACTCCAGGAG GACCAGGAGGTCCGGGCGGGCCAGGTGGACCTGGAGGTCCCGGAGGGCCTAATGGACCCAATGGCCCTTCAAGCGGCGGATACTACCCAGGACAACCCGGCAGCCCTGGCACTCCAGGCAGCCCAGGATCACCAGGCACTCCAGGAGGTCCAGGAGGACCAGGTGGGCCAGGTGGACCAGGTGGCCCGGGAGGGCCAAACGGACCCAATGGCCCTTCGAACGGCGGATACTACCCAGGACAACCCGGCAGCCCCGGTTCACCAGGAAGCCCAGGATCACCAGGAACACCCG gtggTCCCGGAGGTCCAGGTGGTCCCGGTGGACCTGGAGGACCCGGTGGTCCCACCGACACAACAACTTATCCAGGACAATCAA GTGGCCAACCTAGTCAACCAGGACAGCCGGGATACCCAGGCAAACCAGGACAGCCTGGCTACCCAGGACAACCAGGACAACCAGGGCAACCAGGACAACCCGGACAGCCAGGACAAGGTGGCCAACCTGGTAAACCAGGACAGCCAGGATACCCAGGCCAACCAGGACAGCCAGGATACCCAGGACAACCAGGCCAACCAGGACAACCAGGACAGCCAGGACAAGGTGGTCAACCTGGTAAACCAGGACAGCCAGGATACCCAGGCCAACCAGGACAGCCTGGCTACCCAGGACAACCAGGACAACCAG gACAAGGAGGACAACCTGGTCAACCTGGACAGCCAGGTGGCCCAGGACAGCCAGGATACCCAGGACAACCAGGACAGCCAGGACAAGGTGGCCAACCTGGTAAACCAGGACAGCCAGGATACCCAGGACAACCAGGTCAGCCAGGATACCCAGGACAACCAGGACAACCCGGACAGCCAGGACAAGGTGGCCAACCTGGTAAACCAGGACAGCCAGGATACCCAGGCCAACCAGGACAGCCAGGATACCCAGGACAACCAGGACAACCCGGACAGCCAGGACAAGGTGGCCAACCTGGTAAACCAGGACAGCCAGGATACCCAGGCCAACCAGGACAGCCAGGATACCCAGGACAACCAGGACAACCCGGACAGCCAGGACAAGGTGGCCAACCTGGTAAACCAGGACAGCCAGGATACCCAGGCCAACCAGGACAGCCAGGATACCCAGGACAACCAGGACAACCCGGACAGCCAGGACAAGGTGGCCAACCTGGTAAACCAGGACAGCCAGGATACCCAGGACAACCAG GATACCCAGGACAACCAGGACAACCCGGACAGCCAGGACAAGGTGGCCAACCTGGTAAACCAGGACAGCCAGGATACCCAGGACAACCAGGACAGCCAGGATACCCAGGACAACCAGGACAACCCGGACAGCCAGGACAAGGTGGCCAACCTGGTAAACCAGGACAGCCAGGATACCCAGGTCAACCAGGACAGCCAGGCTACCCAGGACAACCAGGACAGCCAGGTGGCCCAGGACAGCAAGGACAACCGGGTTATCCAGGACAACCAG GACAACCAGGGCAAGGAGGACAACCTGGTCAACCTGGACAGCCAGGTGGCCCAGGACAGCCAGGATACCCAGGACAACCAGGTCAGCCCGGAAAACCGGGACAACCTGGGCAGCCAGGTTACCCAGGGCAGCCCGGTCAGCCAGGACAGCCAGGATACCCAGGGCAACCCGGTCAGCCAGGGCAGCCAGGATACCCAGGTCAACCAGGACAACCAGGTCAACCCGGAAAACCGGGACAACCCGGGCAGCCAGGATACCCAGGGCAACCCGGTCAGCCAGGACAGCCAGGACAACCAGGGCAGCCCGGATATCCAGAACAACCAGGACAGCCAG gaGGACCAGGACGTCCTGAAGACCTAACTAAACCAGGTCAGCCAGGATACCCAGGACAGCAAGGACAACCCGGTGGTCCAGGACAGCCAGGACAACCTGGATACCCAGGACAACCAG GTAAACCAGGACAACCTGGTCAACCAGGATATCCAGGACAGCCAGGACAGCCCGGATACCCGGGACAACCTGGTCAACCAGGACAGCCAGGTCAACAAGGACAACCAGGACAGCCTGGTAAACCAGGTCAGCCAGGCCAGCCAGGATATCCAGGACAACCTGGCAAACCAGGCGAACCAGGCCAACCAGGATACCCAGGACAACCAGGACAACCTGGCAAACCGGGTCAACCTGGCCAGCCAGGATACCCAGGACAAccag GTGAACCAGGCCAACCTGGTCAACCCGGACAGCCAGGACAACCAGGATACCCAGGACAGCCAGGACAACCCGGTGGTCCAGGTCAGCCAGGCCAACCAGGATACCCAGGACAGCCAGGTCAAGCAGGACAACCAGGTCAACCAGGATACCCCGGACAGCCCGGACAGCCAGGATACCCAGGACAGCAAGGACAACCTGGTGGCCCAGGACAGCCAGGGCAACCAGGTACACCAGGCCAGCCCGGCCAACCAGGATACCCAGGCCAACCAGGTCAACCAGGAGAACCTGGCAAACCAGGACAACCTGGCCAGCCAGGACAACCAGGATACCCAGGACAGCCCGGACAGCCAGGTTACCCTGGACAGCAAGGACAACCTGGTGGTCCAGGACAGCCAGGACAACCAGGATACCCAGGACAACCCGGACAACCAGGTCAACCAGGCCAGCCCGGCCAACCAGGATACCCAGGCCAACCAGGACAACCAGGAGAACCTGGCAAACCAGGACAACCTGGCCAGCCAGGACAACCAGGATACCCAGGACAGCCCGGACAGCCAGGTTACCCTGGACAGCAAGGACAACCTGGTGGTCCAGGACAGCCAGGACAACCAGGATACCCAGGACAACCCGGACAACCAGGTCAACCAGGCCAGCCCGGCCAACCAGGATACCCAGGCCAACCAGGTCAACCAGGATACCCAGGGCAACAAGGACAACCCGGTGGTCCAGGACAGCCAGGACAACCAGGATACCCAGGACAACCCGGACAACCAGGTCAACCAGGCCAGCCCGGCCAACCAGGATACCCAGGCCAACCAGGTCAACCAGGATACCCAGGGCAACAAGGACAACCCGGTGGTCCAGGACAACCCGGACAACCAGGTACACCAGGCCAGCCCGGCCAACCAGGATACCCAGGGCAGCCAGGTCAACCAGGAGAACCTGGTAAACCAGGACAACCCGGACAACCAGGTCAACCAGGATACCCCGGACAGCCCGGACAGCCAGGATACCCAGGACAGCAAGGACAACCCGGTGGTCCAGGACAACCCGGACAACCAGGTAAACCAGGACAACCCGGACAACCAG GTCAACCAGGATACCCCGGACAGCCCGGACAGCCAGGATACCCAGGACAGCAAGGACAGCCCGGTGGTCCAGGACAGCCAGGACAACCAG GTACACCAGGCCAGCCCGGCCAACCAGGATACCCAGGGCAGCCAGGTCAACCAGGAGAACCTGGTAAACCAGGACAGCCTGGCCAACCAGGACAACCAGGATACCCAGGACAACCCGGACAACCAGGATACCCAGGACAGCAAGGACAACCCGGTGGTCCAGGACAGCCAGGGCAACCAGGATACCCAGGCCAACCAGGTCAACCAGGAGAACCTGGCAAACCAGGACAGCCTGGCCAGCCAGGACAACCAGGATACCCAGGACAGCCCGGACAACCAGGACAACCAGGGCAATCAG GTGGCCCCGGACAACCAGGACAACCTGGATATCCAGGACAACCAGGACAGCCTGGAGGGCCTGGACAACCTGGACAACCGGGTTACCCAGGACAGCCCGGACAGCCGGGATACCCAGGACAGCCAGGTCAGCCAGGTCAACCTGGACACCCAGGGCAGCCGGGATACCCAGGACAACCAGGACAACCAGGACAGCCCGGATACCCAGGACAACCAGGACAGCCCGGATACCCAGGTCAGCCAGGACAACCAGGACAACCAGGACAGCCGGGATACCCAGGACAACCAGGACAACCAGGACAGCCGGGATACCCAGGACAACCAGGACAGCCGGGATACCCAGGTCAGCCAGGACAACCAGGACAACCAGGACAGCCGGGATACCCAGGTCAGCCAGGACAACCAGGACAACCAGGACAGCCGGGATACCCAGGACAGCCAGGACAACCAGGCTACCCCGGACAGCCAGGACAACCAGGACAGCCGGGATACCCAGGTCAACCAGGACAATACCCAG ATTCTGAAACGGCACCGTCTGGCACCGGAGTACAACCACCTGCCACTGTAC